AATGTTTCTGCTGTATGTTTTCATCCAGATCTTCCTATTATAATGACGGGGTCTGAAGATGGTACTGTTCGTATATGGCATGCAACTACTTACAGGTAATACTCAgtatcatttaattattttagctTATTTCAAAGTTCTATCACTGGTAGATATGACGTTCAATTTTTTACACGACTTCTTGTGTTCCAATACATTGTCGGATATTTAGTTTCTGTAACTTTAAAGACATCGATTATGCAGATGAATATGGACATATTTAGTTGTAATCTGTAAAGTGTAAAGTGAACCACTTCTTTCTATCGTTTGGAGTTGCATGAATCAGTGGAACCGGCTGTGTGGCTTACATGAATTCTTTGAGTGAATTACAACAATGACCTATGTAATGTTATTGGTGGGTAGATCAGCACATGTTTATTTTAATCTTTCAAGCTGTGTCACCTTCATAGAGCTACAATTTTTATTGAAACATATGCGCTATTCCCTCCACTGATACAAGGAAAGATAATGGatcaaaagaaaaaggaaaagatatgCCCTACTACCTTAGTCCAAATTGTATGTCCATCTTTCGTTTCTAATTCATTATGGAATTGTGTCTGTtctttccaaaaaaaaactcaaaagatTACGTAACACAAATTACAGAATTTGTGTGTTTGGGTGGGTGGGTTGGCATTGCTTAGATGAAGTATCCTTCATGAACTTTTTGCATTAGGTTGCATgaatgtcatatatatatgctgctgaaATTGATACATCTCTTGTTTCCAGCatggaatattttttttagaatttgaatAAATTGTTGACAAAGTTTTGATATCCTCTTTTGCCTTGCTGTTTACTAAAGATGAATTATATTTTCTGTTTGTCTATATCAATGTGCTAACATGTTAACGTAGTTAAAACACTCTAGCGCTATTAGCTGTTGTGCtacttttcttcttatttttcacTCTGAGACCAAACTAATCAATTAACCCTTGTAAACTTACGTGTTACTAGAATTTTACCTAACGAAAAGATGAAATTCTCCTTCTACCAGTTAAAGCAATGCATCTCATCTATCGGTGACTTTCCCTTTTCAAAATGATTATCATTAACTTTTTATATAAACTTCTGGTTCAGGtttcttgtattcttttttAGGCCCTTGGGATTTAGTGGTTTATCTTTTTGTTGATTTGCATTTTCTTGTAGACTTGACAAAGTTTTTAGTTATCTCTTTGAAAACTGATGCATTCCTATAATTTTGCCTAAGATAAACTGATGAGTTTTTCCTACACTTTTGTAAGCACTCCTCTGGTTCTGACTTCTGAGTGATTGTATCCTCTAATAAATCTTGTttatttcttaatcttttttttttttttgtatttcatGCAGACTCGAGAACACATTGAATTATGGCCTTGAAAGAGTTTGGGCTATTGGTTACATGAAAGGTTCAAGAAGGTGAGTTTCTTTAATTTATCTATAGCTGTACTTTTGATCTTGAAAGTCTTAACGATTTCCATACTTACTTTGCTTTTCAattatttcttctctttttagATTTGAGTGAGGAAAGAGGGAATAGCCAATGTTAGTTGAATCGTGagcttacaaaaataaaatatttgaaactagGAAATATTAAAGAGCTAAGGAGTAGATCATGATTTTCATCTTTTCCTTTGTATTTGCATTTGTTCAGCTAGCTGCAGTTATAATTAATGTGCTAAATGTATAGGGTTGTAATTGGTTACGATGAGGGAACCATTATGGTAAAACTTGGTCGAGAGGTACCTGTTGCTAGCATGGATAATAGTGGAAAAGTCATATGGGCTAAGCACAATGAGATTCAAACTATTAACATCAAGAGTGTTGGGGCGGATTATGAGGTATGTCATCAATTTCCTTCAAGCCTGCTCGCCTGATTCAAAATACAGCTGAATATTGTTTTCCAGTCATCTACTCAATTACTACTGGATATtgttttatgaataatttgCTTTAACATCAGGTTACTGATGGAGAAAGATTGCCTTTGGCGGTCAAGGAATTGGGAACCTGTGACCTATACCCACAAGTGAGTCAGATTCACATCTAATACATTTTGTATTATCTTGTATAATCTGCTTTGCTACTGCAAATTGGATCTGGCTCCATAGTTCAATACTTCAATTGTTATTCATGTAAGGTCATCCTGTTTGGGTTGCATATACTCTATCCCCTTTCTAGTAAAAGACTTGCTATTTTCGTTAAAAAGCAATCCATATCTCTTCAGACTTCCCATTGTGGGAAGCCATTTTGTAGTAGTGATGCTTATCCAAGAAGATATGGTTTATGTACCTGCTCCTTTGCTTTCCTTATGTCCTTAAGGATGTGTCATTTAATTGGTTATGTAGTCATCTTCTCCCAGTTTGAGGGTATGCTTGAATATACTAGTTTCCCTCTTAGGgttaatggatgtagttacttAGATGTCACTTACTGTTGATCTCATTCTTTTTCTCCTCCTTCACAGAACTTAAAGCATAACCCAAATGGAAGGTTTGTCGTTGTTTGTGGAGACGGTGAGTATATCATATATACTGCTCTGGCCTGGAGAAATAGGTCATTTGGCTCAGCTCTGGAATTTGTTTGGTCATCTGATGGAGAGCACGCTATCAGAGAAAGTACTTCAAGGATTAAGGTTTTCAGCAAAAATTTCCAGGTTTCATGAATGTCCTCCCATCTACCTCCCTCCCAAATTTAGATTACTTTGTTTTATGCTTCAGAATATGTGTTATTTAATCTAATGATGCATTTCTTTAATAATGGACCCCATTTAGATGTTATCCCCTCTTACTcaatctctttctctctctctctctcactctCTCTCCTATTCCGTACCCTTAATTTGTTTCTTCTTAGAGGCCTGACTAGTAAATTTGGGTTCATGTGCATGCAGTAAGTTGTAGTTCTTTAATGCATTTAGCTTCTCTTCGTCTTGAAGCGGAAGGGTGCAGTGTGTTGTAGTTTCTTTTGTTCAGCTGGATTAAAGTGATTATGCTGATATCTCCAGGAGAAAAAGAGCATCCGCCCTACTTTCTCTGCTGAGCACATCTATGGGGGTACCTTATTGGCAATGTGCTCAAATGATTTCATTTGCTTCTACGATTGGATTGAGTGCAGGTTGATCCGACGGATTGATGTTAATGTCAAAGTAAGATATATAAGCTTGACTTCCATATGTGCTATGGTGGTCCTTTACTCTTCTGATGGTTGTTACAGTATCATTTACTTTTTTTGCTTCAACTACTTCAGAACCTCTACTGGGCTGACAGTGGTGATCTTGTGGCTATTGCTTGTGATACTTCATTCTACATACTTAAGTATAACGTGagagctctctctctctctcagaTTTTCAATTTACTACTAAATCTTTTCTTTCCAAGGAATTGTAGTATGATCGTCCTTTTGTTAAACCTGCAGCGCGATGTTGTTTCTGCACATTTAGATAGTGGAAGATCCGTAGATGACCAAGGTGTTGAAGATGCTTTCGAACTTCTTTATGAGATAAATGAACGTGTCAGAACTGGAATTTGGGTCGGAGATTGTTTCATTTACAATAATTCTTCTTCGAGACTGAACTACTGTGTAGGCGGAGAGGTATGAAAGGTCATTCATGCAGTTTTATGGACCTCTTTGTTTTCAGAATGTCTCATCTCATACTGGTGAGTAACAGTGTTTTCTATGATCTTTAGGTGACCACAATGTTTCACTTAGACCGACCCATGTACCTACTGGGATATCTCGCTAATCAAAGTAGAGTTTTCCTGATTGACAAAGAGTTCAAGTAAGTAGGCTCGTGGCTGCTTCTTACATAGGAACTAGAAatgatttcaagtatgattCTTCGATGATGACTCATATTCTTTCCATTACAGTGTCGTGGGATATACTCTTCTTCTCAGCTTGATAGAGTACAAGACACTTGTGATGCGTGGTGACTGGGACAGAGCTAATGCGGTCTTACCAACAATTCCTAAGGATCACCATAACAGGTACATCTCGATTCTTCTTGTAATATGCTTATACTGTGAATATGACAAATGAATTGTGCTTGATTGCAATTTTTCCTTTCATCTTTGAACACAGTTGCAAAATGTGACAAACTGGCAgttaaaaaatacaaacatcattTTAGTGTAGTCTTTGCTGTAAATTGTTTTGTTAAGAAACATTATTGAGTATAGGAATGAAATGGGTTCAAATGGTATGAAATGGATATTGAGGTTTCATATAGCCCATCCCATCTAGTTTGTAAACACTGTTGTTGTATTGATGTAAAAATTTCGTTATTCTGGGGTGTGGCACACACTGCTAAAGTTACTCTGGTAACCATAGTAATTTTAgtgctaatacgtgcaacaaaccctgAATTTTAGAAGGGATGcttttattagataaaaggatATTCTTGCTGCAATGCTATGTGATTGAATGCTGTTATTCATGTTCTTAATATTCCTATGATCTATTGGCATCTGCATTAATATGTTGTATGTAGTAGTTAAACCTTGGGTGGTGGGGGATTTATTTCTGTCTTATATGATGGGATTATCAAGTTTTCTAAGTTGTGATGAAATGATTCCCCGTAGTGTTGCTCGTTTCTTGGAATCACGAGGTATGATTGAGGAAGCATTGGAAGTTGCAACAGACGCTGACTACAGATTTGAACTTGCCATACAGTTGGGTAAATTAGAGATTGCAAAGGTAAGGGCTACTAACTCGTGAAGGTGTGCGGTTTGACTTCAGCCTCTCTTCCTTTATACTTATTTCAACCAGAAGAACCATATGTTGTTCAGTATGGGCATGTGCCCCTTCTTTTTTGCAGGAAATTGCTGTAGTAGCACAGAGTGAATCCAAATGGAAGCAGTTGGGTGAACTAGCAATGTCTGCTGGAATGGTAATTGATACTTACAGCCACTTGATCCCCCCTTTTTTTTGAAAACAAATTTTGACTAGGGGGAACAGAAATCacttgaattttcaaaaataagtaaattgatGAGTTTTACAAATGGTCAGTGTTTAAGCTTCTTAATTTATATCAGAACTCCCTAGTCAGCTCTCCGAAAGTTTCTTTAGCAAAAAACTCCTGACCCATACCTTTTTTGCTGCTGGAAGAATATATGGTTAAGGTTCTGAACTCTGTTGGTTGTCCTTTTGCCTGTGAAAGTTTACCGAATGTTTCTGTTTGTAGTTCAGTGGTAAAGGGTGTTTGTAGTTGATTTCTGCAGCCTCCTGGTCATTCTTCTTCTGTGAAATGCATAAGTATTCTTTACTTGGATTACAACATCATACCCAGTGTGATCCCACAATCGGGGTCTGGGGAGAGTGgggtgtacgcaaaccttacccccTACCAACTATTGTTTACTTGGATTCTTCACCAATATTGCTGTTCTATATTTTGCAGCTGGAGATGGCAGAGGATTGTTTGAAGCACGCTAATGACTTGAGTGGTTTGCTGCTGCTTTATTCCTCATTAGGAGATGCTGAAGGAATTGCTGAATTAGCTTCTCTTGCAAAAGGGCATGGAAGAAACAATGTCGCATTCCTTTGCCTGTTCCTCTTGGGTAAAGTGGAAGAGTGTGTTCAGCTGTTGGTTGACAGGTACTTATTTCTGTTTGAGATCTTCGTGCATAGGTTTGTGATCACATCCAAAATAGCCTATTGAAAATACACTATTGTTGCCAAGTTAAAGGGGATTAAGAGCTGAAGTATCGTCCCATGTGAAACTATATCAATTATAATTAGGTActagatttatcataattacTTGCTAATTCAAATAATCACTTAAGGTGGTTATTGAttaaacttttatatttaaaGCATTTAAATTTTGCAACTAACACTTCTGGataatttatcaataattaACGCTTTCATACTTGGTTGACTTAATAAGGTTTACCTACGTGGATTATTAGCTTGGTCATGTGATTTACTCACATAAATTTTCCAAGCACATGCAAGTCTATCCTAATTCAAGCTATCAACTATATCGCAACACCTAAGGGTATGGCCTAGTGTTCCGTGAAGTTTGTTGAGAACTATGAGGTATCAGGTTCGAATCCCCTAGTGTTCTGTGAAGTGTGTTGAAAACTATGAGGTATCAGGTTCGAATCCAAATCCTAGCAAAGGCAAAAACATTAGGTGATTTTATTCCATATGTTCAAGTCTCGGTGGACAAAGTTAATTGATACCTGTGTGGATGGGAGGTAGCAACCTAGTAGGTACCCTGTGGATTTAAGCTAGGCGTGCACAAGCTAGCTCAGATACcacgattaaaaaaaaaaggctaTATCCCTATTCTAGTAGACTAATGATGATGTTGGTGTCAAACTCCATTAAATTAGCTACATGGGGTATCAAGATATCTCCTCATTCTCAATCACAAATTTACCTATTAAATAGCTAATCCCACACTATCAAATCTACCTATTGTTGAATTACATTTCCCAAAGTCTGATTCAATCTAGTTTGGGAAAAACTACTTGTTGGCCAGTCAAACAATACAAACCAAGATGAGTAAATAGAATCCGCTGAAGATGTATAATCATTATATAGGTTCTTCATAACCCTAAGAGTTAATTAGGGATTTAGTTACAAACCATGAGAAGAATCACCCCAAAGTAAACCAAAGGGTGTGGCCTAGCAATCATTAAAGTGGGTGCTTTTGGAGTTTAGGGTTCAAAGCCCAACTGTGGAAAAAATTATTAGATGATTTCTCCCTATCTACCTAAACCTTGAAGGACTAGTGTTACCTGATACCTGTGCTAGTGTGGGAGGCAGTAGGGATGCGGTGGAATGGTCGAGGTACACACTAGTAGTCCCGGACACCAtcgtataaaaataaaataaataaaaggaatcAAAGAAAAGTCAAATATATGATAAAAACAATCATAGAAACTAATGTAAAAgattaaattaagaaaaaaacttTTGAACTTGTTCGTCCAGTCTGTTGCTTTTACAAAACTTGGTACTGTTAAAGCTCTCCAAAATGTACTCTCCagtcaataattaatttaagacAGAGATTGGCCAAGTTTGTCATAAAGGATTGCAGTCACGGGGTCATGACTGTGGCTGCGGTCTTAAATTCTCAGAATTTCTTCTGAGGCACTGTGTGGACTGCCATCGCAGTTGCTTAAAGTCTTGTCGACCTCTCCCTGCCTTCTTCATCTCCTTGGACCATAATCACACTGTATACTGCCTGCGGTTGTGGGTCCTTTAgtgatttttcttcttctttctctttgtcTTCCTCTTCTGCTTCTTCTTTGGGCTTTTCACTGTCTTCCTTCTACTTTTCGCTCCTATACATCAAAGACATAAACTCATGGTATTATCATGTAATTCAATCCAAGAATCACTCAAGAACAAGCACAAATAGCAGGAAATTGATGTAGTTAAGTGTACAAAGTAGCCACTTGTCTGTTTGTTGTCAACACTGGACTGATATTCTTGATTGCAATTACTTTGCAGCAACCGGATACCTGAGGCTGCATTTATGGCAAGATCTTATCTTCCAAGTAAAGTTTCTGAAATAGTTGCAATTTGGAGGAAGGACCTTAATAAGGTCAGTGATATTCGTTTTTGTGATTGCTATTAGATTGACATGGTCCACTATTTACAGAGCTGTGTATTCTCTTGGTCAGTtagttgtatttttaaaatacattacttccattttaatctttttttttaaaataaacaataaagtaCAATGCTTCAGCCTCATGTTGCGGGGATCATGCTTTTTGACCATTAACAGTGCAGAGGAACTTAGGAGCTCTTTGATGGTACTGTTATGCCTGTGATAGACATAAAATTCTTACTGTTGTTGACGCGTGTGTTCTCTTTTCCAACTCCTGCTTGCATTTACATGTGCCTGGAAATAGCCACGAAATATTTCTGTCGATTTCTCTCAGCGTCCAATGTGGCCTGAGAACACCCTATTAGATACCGACATCCTTTTAACTTTACGATTAGAATTTGAGtttgttaaaaaaatgatttgaactTGAGTGCAAGCAAGAGAACCGTGAAAAAGGGTTTTAGTCATTTATGGGATAAGAAACAGTCTGCAGAATTATCTGCGACCATATCACTGAGAATCCTTGTCAGATTTTGAACCTAGTTTTCTGCATGATTTCGGCCTGCAGGTTAACCAGAAAGCAGCAGAAGCTTTGGCTGATCCTGAAGAATATCCTAACATGTTTGAGCACTGGCAAATTGCACATGCTGTTGAAGCTAGAGTCTCAGAGGAAAGGTGTATATAGACCACTATTCCCTTTTGTGTGGATCTTTTGTAGCTTGTACACTTGTGGCTCTttgaaaaaaacaaactatATCTCTTTTTCTACTTGTACTCCTTTCCTCTTTTTGCTGGAGTATGAATTCAACAGGGCTTAATGAATGGGCATATTTAACACTAGTGTGGACTGGTTCCCAGTTATGAAACGTAAGTTGTTGCACACAATTTTACTGTGAAATTTTTTCACTAAggttatttttgtaatttttatgTAGGGGTGTATACCCACCAGCAGCAGATTATGGAAATTTTGCTGATAGACCAACTTCCAACCTTGTAGAAGCTTTCAGCAACATGAGaatggatgaagaagaagaaccccttgaaaatggagaattggaCCACGAGGTATAAGATGGACATGTTTCTATACGTCTCATATGAGGATTCATTTTCCATTATgttctcttatatatatatatatatatagtaaaaaaCATAATTTGCACTCTACAGCATTTTGTGTATGCAATTTTGGGGATTAGGTGTGGGTGTATGGCATACTAGTTTGTATTTCAAACATCTAAC
This Solanum dulcamara chromosome 8, daSolDulc1.2, whole genome shotgun sequence DNA region includes the following protein-coding sequences:
- the LOC129898774 gene encoding coatomer subunit beta'-1-like, yielding MPLRLEIKRKLAQRSERVKAVDLHPTEPWILTSLYSGTVCIWNYQTQTMTQSFEVTELPVRSAKFIARKQWIVAGSDDMFIRVYNYNTMDKVKVFEAHTDYIRCVAVHPSLPYVLSSSDDMLIKLWDWEKGWVCTQIFEGHSHYVMQVTFNPKDTNTFASASLDRTIKIWNLGSPDPNFTLDSHLKGVNCVDYFTGGDKPYLITGSDDHTAKVWDYQTRSCVQTLEGHTHNVSAVCFHPDLPIIMTGSEDGTVRIWHATTYRLENTLNYGLERVWAIGYMKGSRRVVIGYDEGTIMVKLGREVPVASMDNSGKVIWAKHNEIQTINIKSVGADYEVTDGERLPLAVKELGTCDLYPQNLKHNPNGRFVVVCGDGEYIIYTALAWRNRSFGSALEFVWSSDGEHAIRESTSRIKVFSKNFQEKKSIRPTFSAEHIYGGTLLAMCSNDFICFYDWIECRLIRRIDVNVKNLYWADSGDLVAIACDTSFYILKYNRDVVSAHLDSGRSVDDQGVEDAFELLYEINERVRTGIWVGDCFIYNNSSSRLNYCVGGEVTTMFHLDRPMYLLGYLANQSRVFLIDKEFNVVGYTLLLSLIEYKTLVMRGDWDRANAVLPTIPKDHHNSVARFLESRGMIEEALEVATDADYRFELAIQLGKLEIAKEIAVVAQSESKWKQLGELAMSAGMLEMAEDCLKHANDLSGLLLLYSSLGDAEGIAELASLAKGHGRNNVAFLCLFLLGKVEECVQLLVDSNRIPEAAFMARSYLPSKVSEIVAIWRKDLNKVNQKAAEALADPEEYPNMFEHWQIAHAVEARVSEERGVYPPAADYGNFADRPTSNLVEAFSNMRMDEEEEPLENGELDHEVVEQNGVEVQEQGQDGTQQESQEEAVVVDADSIDSAVLVNGNEAEEEWVLTPHH